A genomic window from Trichocoleus desertorum ATA4-8-CV12 includes:
- a CDS encoding glycosyltransferase family 4 protein translates to MKNCSNPDSDRALHLSIITQFYPPDYAATGQLIEELAFQLGQQEIEVQIFTGQPGYAFQHKSAPAAESLEKVSIRRSRTTQIWPQRIRGKVISGLLFCLRSGVHLLKHSQRGNVLLVTTAPPYLPILGLLANLCFKLPYICLVYDLYPDVAIQLNVVSQKHWVAQLWHAINRAVWGRSQQIIVLSPTMKQRIVNRYPALADKISVIHSWADPNTIVPIAKQDNWFATQHHLTEKFTVLYSGNVGRCHDMETILKAANYLQNEAIQFVFIGSGAQYQACVEQAKSSGLSNCLFLPYQDKQTLPYSLTACDLSLVSISPGMEGLVAPSKLYGTLAAGRPVAIICEPHSYLRQILAAADCGRAFVNGDGQGLAHFIRDLAQNTELGVQLGAAGRRYLMNHFTPEIIANQYSTVIKAQTKAPSPISVETDSSSSPYFRLSRPWLSRLGFSRKG, encoded by the coding sequence ATGAAGAACTGTAGCAATCCAGACTCCGATCGAGCGCTCCATCTATCAATTATTACGCAGTTCTATCCACCTGATTATGCTGCTACTGGGCAACTTATTGAGGAACTGGCTTTTCAGTTAGGTCAGCAAGAAATTGAAGTTCAAATCTTTACAGGTCAACCAGGCTACGCATTTCAGCATAAATCAGCTCCAGCGGCTGAAAGCTTAGAAAAAGTATCCATCCGGCGATCGCGCACCACACAAATTTGGCCTCAGCGCATCCGGGGCAAAGTCATTAGTGGTTTGTTGTTTTGTCTGCGTTCTGGCGTTCATCTCCTCAAGCATTCCCAACGAGGCAACGTTCTTTTAGTTACAACAGCACCTCCGTATTTGCCAATTTTAGGTTTGCTAGCTAACTTATGCTTTAAGCTGCCTTATATCTGTTTGGTTTATGATCTGTATCCTGATGTCGCTATTCAACTCAATGTTGTCTCGCAAAAACACTGGGTAGCGCAACTTTGGCATGCTATTAATCGGGCTGTTTGGGGGCGATCGCAGCAAATTATTGTATTGAGTCCGACAATGAAGCAGCGAATTGTCAACCGATATCCAGCCTTAGCGGATAAAATTTCGGTAATTCATAGTTGGGCTGATCCTAATACCATTGTTCCGATCGCCAAACAAGATAATTGGTTTGCAACTCAGCATCATTTAACTGAAAAATTCACGGTGCTTTATTCTGGCAATGTAGGTCGTTGCCATGATATGGAAACTATCTTAAAAGCAGCAAACTACCTACAAAATGAAGCAATTCAGTTTGTATTTATTGGAAGTGGCGCGCAATATCAAGCGTGTGTCGAGCAAGCCAAAAGTTCAGGTCTAAGTAATTGTTTGTTTCTGCCTTACCAAGACAAACAAACTTTGCCCTACTCCTTGACTGCTTGCGATTTATCCCTGGTGAGCATTAGTCCCGGCATGGAAGGCTTAGTTGCTCCTAGTAAGCTGTATGGTACGCTTGCCGCTGGACGCCCTGTTGCTATTATTTGCGAACCCCATTCCTATCTGCGTCAAATTCTAGCAGCAGCTGACTGTGGTCGAGCTTTTGTGAATGGAGATGGTCAGGGTTTGGCTCACTTTATTCGCGATCTAGCTCAAAACACTGAGTTAGGCGTGCAGTTGGGTGCGGCGGGACGGCGTTATCTCATGAATCACTTTACCCCAGAGATCATTGCTAACCAGTACTCCACTGTGATCAAAGCCCAAACTAAAGCTCCGAGTCCCATATCCGTTGAGACTGATTCATCTTCATCCCCCTACTTTCGGTTAAGTCGTCCTTGGTTGAGCAGACTAGGCTTCTCTCGAAAAGGATAA
- a CDS encoding c-type cytochrome, which yields MKQLLALLLAIALILTAAPSSASATDISQGAEIFQVHCAGCHINGGNIIRRGKTLKQKALKKYGVDSLAAIATLVTNGKNNMPAFQERLSEVQIQAVSAYVLEAAAKDWR from the coding sequence ATGAAACAACTGCTGGCTCTCCTTTTAGCGATCGCTTTGATCCTCACTGCGGCTCCTAGCTCAGCTTCCGCTACAGATATTAGTCAAGGAGCAGAAATTTTTCAGGTTCATTGCGCTGGCTGTCATATCAACGGCGGCAACATTATCCGGCGGGGGAAGACGCTGAAGCAGAAAGCGCTGAAAAAATACGGGGTCGATTCTTTGGCAGCGATCGCCACCCTTGTTACCAACGGTAAAAACAACATGCCTGCTTTCCAGGAACGCTTGAGCGAAGTGCAGATTCAAGCGGTATCAGCTTATGTCTTAGAAGCAGCGGCGAAAGACTGGCGTTAA
- a CDS encoding serine hydrolase — protein sequence MQTVAKFPWFVSGLVGSLLLSAPAQADVLQSWRFDARQNQLELATDEGVQPTAQLIANPTRIVIDLPGIRLGRPKSSQMIGGTVQAVRTGQFNAQTARLVVELAPGYTVDPQQVQVRGSSSTRWTVKLPTPQATTAIATPISHVPQAIATIAPPPETFGGLIPAGRPLTWLQQRVASLRTSKYSSLRSGISFLDMETGNYLDLNGDKVYATASIIKLPILIAFFQDVDAGKIKLNETLTMTRDMVVGGSGEMQDLPVGSKFTALETATKMITISDNTATNMIIKRMGGIQVINQRFRSWGLEKTVIRNWLPDLRGTNTTTARELTRLLAMLDQQKLLSPKSQTQAIGILQRVKNRKLLPVGLGRGATIAHKTGDIGFLLGDAGIVVMPNGKHYMAAVLVESAYDDPAARDFIQDVSRIVYTYLDQATRTASVNQPNP from the coding sequence ATGCAAACAGTTGCCAAGTTTCCCTGGTTTGTGTCCGGTCTTGTTGGTTCACTTTTACTTTCAGCTCCTGCCCAAGCTGATGTCTTGCAATCCTGGCGGTTTGATGCTCGCCAGAATCAGTTAGAACTTGCCACCGATGAAGGTGTGCAGCCCACAGCCCAACTCATTGCCAATCCCACGCGCATCGTGATTGACCTGCCTGGAATTCGGCTAGGACGGCCTAAAAGCAGTCAAATGATTGGAGGTACGGTTCAAGCGGTACGAACGGGTCAGTTTAATGCTCAGACCGCGCGGCTAGTGGTGGAGTTAGCACCGGGATACACTGTAGACCCGCAGCAAGTTCAGGTTAGAGGTAGTTCCTCAACGCGATGGACGGTGAAGTTGCCCACGCCTCAGGCTACGACCGCGATCGCTACTCCAATTAGTCATGTACCGCAGGCGATCGCCACGATCGCTCCACCCCCTGAGACTTTTGGTGGTTTGATTCCAGCAGGGAGACCTTTAACCTGGTTACAACAACGAGTAGCCTCGCTCCGAACTTCCAAATATTCGTCCCTGCGGTCTGGAATTTCCTTTCTGGATATGGAGACAGGCAATTACTTAGATTTAAACGGAGACAAAGTTTACGCCACCGCTAGCATCATTAAGTTACCCATCCTGATCGCCTTTTTTCAAGATGTAGATGCTGGCAAAATCAAGCTCAATGAAACTTTGACAATGACGCGGGATATGGTTGTCGGTGGCTCAGGAGAGATGCAAGATCTCCCCGTGGGCAGCAAATTTACGGCGTTAGAAACTGCCACAAAGATGATTACTATCAGCGACAACACCGCTACCAACATGATCATCAAACGGATGGGCGGTATCCAAGTTATCAACCAACGTTTCCGCAGTTGGGGATTGGAGAAAACTGTGATTCGTAATTGGCTCCCAGACTTGCGCGGCACCAACACCACAACTGCCAGGGAGTTAACGCGCCTATTGGCAATGCTAGATCAGCAGAAACTACTTTCTCCTAAGAGTCAAACCCAAGCGATCGGTATTTTGCAAAGGGTCAAAAACCGTAAGCTTTTACCCGTTGGCTTAGGTCGAGGAGCCACGATCGCACATAAAACTGGAGATATTGGTTTCCTATTAGGAGACGCTGGGATTGTAGTTATGCCTAATGGCAAGCACTACATGGCCGCAGTTTTAGTTGAAAGTGCCTACGATGACCCAGCCGCTAGAGACTTCATCCAAGATGTTTCTCGCATTGTCTACACCTACCTGGATCAGGCAACCCGTACTGCTTCCGTCAACCAACCCAACCCATAA
- the menH gene encoding 2-succinyl-6-hydroxy-2,4-cyclohexadiene-1-carboxylate synthase, which produces MAEATILNPDHEPYQWHYSFQGNLDQPLILFLHGFLGDCHDFDPVISLLADQFCCLTVDLPGHGKTEVRGGDKFYTMSQTAQGLIQLLEQLTISTCSLVGYSMGGRLALYLALHFPQFFHRVVLESTSPGLQTAAERSQRRKHDTQLADQLETEDFSNFLRRWYSQPLFASLQQHPDFEQIVKHRLNNHPKALAQSLRYMGTGHQPALWQRLPENQLPLLLLVGEQDAKFRAVNTEMAGLCPQAKLRILGDCGHNIHWENPSLFAQQVGEFLAIAPDTSKDTQRQNLCNINI; this is translated from the coding sequence ATGGCCGAAGCCACCATACTCAATCCTGATCACGAGCCTTATCAATGGCATTACTCTTTCCAAGGCAATTTGGATCAACCTTTGATTCTGTTTTTGCATGGCTTTCTGGGTGACTGTCATGATTTTGACCCTGTCATCTCCTTGCTAGCCGATCAGTTTTGCTGCTTAACGGTAGACTTACCAGGACACGGCAAAACGGAAGTTAGAGGTGGAGATAAATTCTACACCATGTCGCAGACCGCCCAAGGACTCATCCAGCTTTTGGAGCAGTTAACAATTTCTACCTGTTCTTTAGTTGGCTACTCGATGGGCGGGCGACTGGCTTTATATTTAGCCCTACATTTCCCCCAATTTTTTCATCGGGTAGTGCTAGAGTCAACTTCACCTGGGCTCCAGACTGCTGCTGAGCGATCGCAACGCCGTAAGCACGATACCCAACTCGCTGATCAACTAGAAACAGAAGATTTCTCCAATTTCCTGAGGCGATGGTATAGCCAACCTCTTTTTGCATCTCTCCAGCAGCACCCAGATTTTGAGCAGATCGTAAAACATCGCTTAAACAATCACCCTAAAGCACTGGCTCAATCTCTCCGCTATATGGGTACAGGCCACCAACCCGCCCTATGGCAACGATTACCAGAGAATCAACTACCTCTGCTCTTGCTCGTCGGTGAACAAGATGCAAAATTTAGGGCTGTTAATACCGAAATGGCAGGTCTTTGCCCTCAGGCTAAGTTAAGAATCTTAGGAGACTGTGGTCATAATATTCATTGGGAAAACCCCAGCTTGTTTGCTCAGCAAGTGGGGGAATTCCTGGCGATCGCGCCTGATACTAGCAAAGACACCCAGAGGCAAAATCTATGCAATATCAATATTTAG
- a CDS encoding SAM-dependent chlorinase/fluorinase, with the protein MLIHIIADYGLGDLAFAEVVQRIKLHLPDAELVLTPVPAFSTLAAGFCVAQLGLNEAPAGTIIYHNVAPRQDDDQARTANAGERLAFARLPNGVRVIGVNAGHAFSFVRDAAVELRWAAVAAEGSQFRSRDLFPQAAAAIALGQPEALDDVLDPTDIPDIPENCIAYIDGYGNLKTTIKQSDRKAQVGSEISVQIGDAEQAAIASDGSFAVEPGQIAFAAGSSGWTNPQGEETQWMELFLRGHSAWEAFGKPAVGSQIQIQERILAGNSSPA; encoded by the coding sequence ATGCTGATCCACATCATCGCCGACTATGGTCTAGGTGACCTTGCCTTTGCAGAAGTCGTGCAACGCATCAAGCTCCACTTACCCGATGCCGAACTTGTGCTCACACCCGTCCCTGCTTTTTCCACCTTAGCGGCTGGTTTTTGTGTAGCCCAACTAGGTCTCAATGAAGCACCTGCTGGCACCATTATTTACCACAACGTCGCGCCCCGACAAGATGATGACCAAGCCCGCACCGCCAATGCAGGAGAGCGTCTAGCCTTTGCTCGCCTACCCAATGGGGTACGGGTGATTGGAGTCAACGCAGGTCACGCCTTCTCCTTTGTGCGGGATGCCGCAGTAGAGTTACGTTGGGCCGCAGTTGCCGCCGAGGGTTCCCAATTTCGATCGCGAGATCTCTTTCCTCAAGCCGCTGCTGCGATCGCCCTAGGACAACCAGAAGCTCTAGATGATGTTCTTGATCCCACTGACATTCCAGACATTCCAGAGAACTGTATCGCCTACATTGACGGGTACGGCAACTTAAAGACCACCATCAAACAGAGCGATCGCAAAGCTCAGGTTGGTTCCGAGATTTCTGTGCAAATTGGTGACGCCGAGCAAGCTGCGATCGCTAGTGATGGAAGCTTTGCAGTCGAACCAGGTCAAATTGCCTTTGCAGCAGGCAGTAGCGGTTGGACAAATCCTCAGGGTGAGGAAACGCAATGGATGGAATTGTTTTTGCGCGGACATAGTGCTTGGGAAGCATTTGGAAAACCAGCCGTAGGGTCGCAAATTCAAATTCAAGAGCGGATTTTAGCTGGCAATAGCAGTCCTGCTTGA